The following is a genomic window from Bordetella sp. H567.
ATTTCGCGCTCCGTGTGGGTGTCCAGCGCGCTCGTGGCTTCGTCGAACACGAACAGGGCGGGCCGCTTGAGCAGGGTGCGGGCAATGGCCACGCGCTGCTTCTCCCCTCCGGAAAGCTTCAAGCCACGCTCGCCGACCACGGTGTCGTAGCCGTCGGGCATGTTCATCACCAGCGTATGCACGTGCGCCATGCGCGCGGCCGCTTCGACCTCCGCATCGCTGGCGCCGGGACGGCCATAGGCGATGTTGTAGCGGATGGTGTCGTTGAACAGCACCGTGTCCTGCGGCACGATGCCGATGGCGGCGCGCACGCTGGCCTGGGTGACCTGGCGGATATCCTGGCCGTCGATCAGGATGGCGCCGCCGCCGACATCGTAGAAGCGGAACAGCAAGCGCGCCAGCGTCGATTTGCCGGCGCCGGACGGGCCCACCACCGCCAGCGTCTTGCCCGCGGGGATGGTGAAGTCCACGCCTTTCAGGATGGCGCGGCGGGCGTCGTAGCCGAAGGTCACGCCCCGGAATTCCACCTGACCGCCCGCGATGCGCAGGGCAGGCGCGCCGGGTGGATCCTGGATCTCCCGGTCTTCTCCCATCAGTTCGAACATGCGCTCCATGTCGATCAGCGACTGCTTGACCTCGCGATAGATGAAGCCGAAGAAACTGAGCGGATCGTAGAGCTGCAGGAGATAGGTATTGACCAGCACGAAGTCGCCCAGCGTGTACTGTCCGCGCGTGATGCCGCGCGCGGCCATCCACATGACCAGCGTCAGGCCCACCGAAATGATGACGGCCTGGCCGATATTGAGCAGCGACAGGCTGACCTGGCTGCTCACCGCCGCGCGCTGGTACTGCTTGAGCGACACGTCGTAGCGGTGTGCCTCGTGTTCCTCGTTGCCGAAGTACTTGACCGTTTCATAGTTGAGCAGGCTTTCGACGGCCTTGGTGTTCGCCTCGGAATCGGTTTCGTTCATGCGGCGGCGGAACTTGATGCGCCACTCCGTGATCGCCAGCGTATACGCCA
Proteins encoded in this region:
- a CDS encoding ABCB family ABC transporter ATP-binding protein/permease — its product is MSSPSSSTSARPSLTPRGSIATLRALGPYLWPAGRNDLKFRVIAAVVCLFVAKAATVYIPILYKSAIDALNHGAGGGPAALPVGLILAYGAARILSLLFSELRDAIFARVGQHAVREVGLQVFRHVHALALRFHLGRHTGGLTRAIERGTRGIQTLLQYLLFNVLPTLFEIALVCVLLWRMFDVWLALATAVTVVLYLAYTLAITEWRIKFRRRMNETDSEANTKAVESLLNYETVKYFGNEEHEAHRYDVSLKQYQRAAVSSQVSLSLLNIGQAVIISVGLTLVMWMAARGITRGQYTLGDFVLVNTYLLQLYDPLSFFGFIYREVKQSLIDMERMFELMGEDREIQDPPGAPALRIAGGQVEFRGVTFGYDARRAILKGVDFTIPAGKTLAVVGPSGAGKSTLARLLFRFYDVGGGAILIDGQDIRQVTQASVRAAIGIVPQDTVLFNDTIRYNIAYGRPGASDAEVEAAARMAHVHTLVMNMPDGYDTVVGERGLKLSGGEKQRVAIARTLLKRPALFVFDEATSALDTHTEREIQANLREVSIGRTTLIIAHRLSTIVDADEIIVLGDGRVVERGTHAALLARDGIYAGMWHRQQRSAAREAGKLEADADTADTEPAA